A single window of Synechococcus sp. C9 DNA harbors:
- a CDS encoding NAD(P)H-quinone oxidoreductase subunit F: protein MNQWILATAWLIPIYGLLGAMVTLPWSLGLIQRTGSRPAAYLNILASLLAFWHGWWALMIQGNAPPQELTFHWLRVADLDLTLALTLSPQSLLALTTVTILTLLAQVFALGYMEKDWSLARFYGLMGFFEAALGGIALSDSLILSYMLLELLTLSTYLLVGFWYAQPLVVTAARDAFLTKRIGDVLFLMGVVSLSSLGAGLTFTEINQWAGTANLSPGVWGWLGLALIAGPTGKCAQFPLHLWLDEAMEGPNPASILRNSIVVSAGAYVLIQLEPVLAHSPIALEALVLLGTVTAVGTSLMAIAQIDIKRTLSHSTSAYLGLVFVCVGLQQQELAFLFLFAHGVAKALLFMSAGAIISITASQDITEMGGIWRRLPVTTTSFVVGALGLVGLFPMGMFWVFCRWFATMPAWVLGLVLVVNFFSSLNLTRVFRLVFLGTTQPKTRRTPEVAWAMAVPMVAMIVITLLTPILLNSWQPPVVWGSWQRGEVILMITSSGLGCWVGATLGLQRRGLRSTQPLWRFGQDFLAYDFYMERVYQGTVVQWVRQMSRLTDWLDRYVVDGLVNLVGVSTIFSGQLLKYSASGKSQIYLLTVLIGVLVGVGLFLNGWK from the coding sequence ATGAACCAATGGATTTTGGCTACGGCTTGGTTGATCCCCATCTATGGTTTGCTGGGGGCAATGGTGACTTTGCCCTGGTCGTTGGGGTTGATTCAGCGCACCGGGTCACGCCCAGCCGCTTATTTGAACATTTTGGCTTCGCTTTTGGCGTTTTGGCATGGATGGTGGGCATTAATGATCCAGGGAAATGCGCCGCCCCAGGAACTCACCTTTCATTGGTTGCGGGTAGCGGATTTAGATTTAACCCTAGCTTTGACCCTATCCCCCCAAAGTTTACTGGCATTGACGACCGTAACCATTCTCACCTTATTAGCCCAAGTCTTTGCCTTGGGATATATGGAAAAGGATTGGTCCTTGGCACGTTTTTATGGATTAATGGGATTTTTTGAAGCCGCCTTGGGGGGAATTGCCCTAAGTGATTCGCTGATTTTGAGTTATATGTTATTAGAATTACTCACGTTATCTACCTATTTATTGGTGGGTTTTTGGTATGCCCAACCCCTGGTGGTCACGGCGGCTCGGGATGCGTTTTTAACCAAACGAATTGGGGATGTTTTATTTCTGATGGGGGTGGTGTCCCTATCGAGTTTGGGGGCGGGTTTGACGTTTACAGAAATCAATCAGTGGGCAGGGACGGCGAACCTCTCCCCTGGGGTTTGGGGGTGGTTGGGTTTGGCGTTGATTGCGGGACCGACGGGGAAATGCGCCCAGTTTCCCTTGCATTTGTGGTTGGATGAGGCGATGGAGGGTCCCAATCCGGCTTCGATTTTGCGAAATTCCATCGTGGTATCGGCGGGGGCTTATGTTTTAATCCAATTGGAACCGGTACTCGCCCATTCGCCCATTGCTTTGGAGGCGCTGGTGCTTTTGGGTACGGTGACGGCGGTGGGAACCTCCCTGATGGCAATTGCCCAAATTGATATCAAACGCACCCTCTCCCATTCCACGAGTGCCTATTTGGGATTGGTCTTTGTTTGTGTGGGTTTGCAACAACAGGAATTAGCCTTTCTTTTCCTATTTGCTCATGGGGTAGCTAAAGCCCTTTTATTTATGAGTGCTGGTGCGATTATTTCAATCACTGCCAGTCAAGATATTACGGAAATGGGGGGAATATGGCGACGTTTGCCGGTAACAACGACGAGTTTTGTGGTGGGTGCGTTGGGATTAGTTGGTTTATTTCCGATGGGAATGTTTTGGGTGTTTTGCCGCTGGTTTGCTACTATGCCAGCCTGGGTGTTGGGACTGGTTTTAGTGGTGAATTTTTTCAGCAGTTTGAACCTCACCCGGGTGTTTCGATTGGTCTTTTTAGGGACAACCCAACCCAAAACCCGCCGCACGCCGGAGGTGGCTTGGGCGATGGCAGTACCGATGGTGGCGATGATTGTCATTACGTTGTTAACACCCATATTGCTAAATAGCTGGCAACCGCCGGTGGTTTGGGGGAGTTGGCAACGGGGGGAAGTGATTTTGATGATCACCAGTAGCGGCTTGGGGTGTTGGGTGGGGGCAACCTTGGGGTTACAGCGGCGGGGGCTCCGTTCGACGCAACCCCTGTGGCGGTTTGGGCAGGATTTTTTAGCCTACGATTTTTACATGGAGCGGGTGTATCAGGGGACGGTGGTGCAATGGGTACGGCAAATGTCCCGCCTTACAGACTGGCTAGACCGCTATGTGGTGGACGGTTTGGTGAATTTGGTGGGGGTTTCCACCATTTTCAGTGGGCAATTGCTCAAATACAGTGCCAGCGGTAAATCGCAAATTTATTTATTAACGGTTTTAATCGGGGTATTGGTGGGGGTTGGATTGTTCCTGAATGGTTGGAAATAA
- a CDS encoding phosphate-starvation-inducible PsiE family protein — MKRFWRWLAHYWRDEPFLGIIGGIESVIARLLSLAMMLVIIVATVDLIRLLISDLSAEPKGFFSQNLFAIFGAFLNVLIALEILENITAYLRKHVFQVELVIATSLVAVARKIIILDLDKTPGLSLIGLALAVLALAVSYWIIRRSNPRREG; from the coding sequence ATGAAACGATTTTGGCGATGGTTGGCTCATTATTGGCGGGATGAACCTTTTTTGGGCATTATTGGGGGGATTGAATCGGTTATTGCCCGGTTGCTTTCCCTGGCAATGATGCTGGTCATTATTGTCGCTACTGTTGACCTGATTCGGCTGTTAATTAGTGATTTAAGTGCGGAACCCAAAGGTTTTTTTAGTCAGAATTTATTTGCCATATTTGGGGCATTTTTGAATGTTTTGATTGCTTTGGAAATCCTCGAAAATATCACCGCCTATCTACGCAAACACGTATTTCAAGTGGAATTAGTCATTGCCACATCCCTGGTCGCCGTCGCTCGAAAAATTATTATTTTAGACTTGGATAAAACGCCGGGGTTGAGCTTGATTGGGTTGGCGTTGGCGGTTCTGGCTCTCGCCGTAAGTTATTGGATCATCCGCCGGTCAAACCCTCGCCGGGAGGGGTAA
- the clpB gene encoding ATP-dependent chaperone ClpB: protein MQPTDPNKFTEKAWEAVVKSQDIARRYRQQQLEVEHLMLALLEQNDFAAKMLEQAGCDLAQCTQQLDTFARRQPQVNQGSGQLYLGRFLDLLLDRAEAQRLTWNDELISVEHFLLGLSEDERLGRRLLQGLGVTTEQLITAIKAIRGNQRVQDASPESHYQALERYGRDLTEQARAGKLDPVIGRDEEIRRVVQVLSRRTKNNPVLIGEPGVGKTAIAEGLAQRIVNGDVPESLKNRRLISLDLGSLVAGARYRGDFEKRLQAVLREVTQAEGQIVLFVDELHTVVGAGATQGTMDASNLLKPMLARGELRCIGATTLDEYRKYIEKDAALERRFQPIRVEEPSLDDTVAILRGLKERYEVHHGVKIADAALVSAVVLSIRYLPERFLPDKAIDLIDEAAAKLRMEITSKPEELEALDRRLMQLQMERLSLLEDRDRISQERLRKIDQEINTLSAKQAELNQQWQGEKQILEAIKALKQEEEQIRVQIEQAERNYDLNRAAQLKFGRLASLHQELEDKEASLAEIQARNSTLLREQVTEADVAEIVAKWTGIPVRRLLESERQKLLHLEQYLHQKVIGQEQAVKAVAAAIRRTRAGLKSPRRPIGSFLFLGPTGVGKTELARTLAEALFDSEHALVRLDMSEYMEKQSISRLLGAPPGYVGYEEGGQLSEAIRRRPYAVVLLDEIEKAHPDIFNVLLQILDDGRVTDSQGRVVDFRNTIIVMTSNLGSELILEGTETPEFLEPQIRQLLASQFRPEFLNRIDEIILFHCLNREQLRQIVNLQIAQLQQLLAEQNVTLEVSVAAQEYLVEVGYDPAYGARPLRRAIQRELENALADFILSQNQANPMQIMVDVQGGKLHLSPLSEPHLPLPARV from the coding sequence GTGCAACCCACTGACCCGAATAAATTTACCGAAAAAGCCTGGGAAGCGGTCGTCAAATCCCAGGACATCGCCCGGCGCTACCGGCAACAACAACTGGAAGTCGAGCATCTGATGTTAGCCCTGCTGGAGCAGAACGATTTTGCCGCCAAGATGCTGGAACAGGCGGGCTGTGACCTGGCGCAATGCACCCAACAACTGGATACCTTTGCCCGTCGCCAACCCCAGGTAAATCAGGGGAGTGGGCAGTTGTATCTGGGGCGGTTTTTGGACCTACTGCTGGACCGGGCGGAAGCACAGCGCTTGACCTGGAATGATGAATTGATTTCCGTTGAGCATTTTTTGCTGGGGTTGAGCGAGGATGAACGCCTGGGTCGTCGGTTACTCCAGGGGTTGGGGGTGACCACCGAGCAACTGATCACCGCCATCAAAGCCATCCGGGGCAACCAACGGGTGCAGGATGCCAGCCCCGAATCCCATTACCAAGCCCTGGAACGCTATGGGCGGGATTTGACCGAGCAGGCTCGGGCGGGGAAACTTGACCCGGTGATTGGGCGGGATGAGGAAATTCGGCGGGTGGTGCAGGTCTTGTCCCGGCGCACGAAAAACAATCCGGTGTTGATCGGCGAACCGGGGGTGGGGAAAACCGCCATTGCCGAGGGTCTGGCGCAGAGGATTGTCAACGGGGACGTGCCGGAATCCCTGAAAAATCGCCGCCTGATTTCTTTGGACTTGGGCAGTTTGGTGGCCGGTGCCCGCTATCGGGGGGACTTTGAAAAGCGGTTGCAGGCGGTTCTGCGGGAAGTCACCCAGGCGGAGGGGCAAATCGTTCTCTTTGTGGATGAACTGCATACGGTGGTGGGGGCCGGCGCCACCCAGGGCACGATGGATGCCAGTAATCTGCTCAAACCCATGCTGGCCCGGGGGGAATTGCGCTGTATCGGGGCCACGACCTTGGATGAATATCGTAAGTACATTGAAAAGGATGCGGCCTTGGAGCGGCGGTTCCAGCCCATCCGGGTGGAAGAACCCAGTTTAGACGATACGGTCGCCATTTTGCGGGGTTTGAAGGAGCGCTACGAGGTACATCACGGCGTGAAAATTGCCGATGCGGCCTTGGTCTCTGCCGTTGTACTTTCCATTCGTTATTTACCGGAGCGATTTTTGCCGGATAAAGCCATTGATCTGATTGACGAAGCGGCGGCGAAATTGCGGATGGAAATTACCTCGAAACCGGAAGAATTAGAAGCCCTAGACCGCCGGTTAATGCAACTGCAAATGGAGCGATTGTCCCTCTTAGAAGACCGGGATCGCATCAGTCAGGAACGCCTGCGGAAAATTGACCAGGAAATTAACACCCTGAGTGCAAAACAGGCGGAATTGAATCAACAATGGCAGGGGGAAAAACAGATTTTAGAGGCGATCAAAGCCCTGAAACAGGAAGAAGAACAAATTCGGGTACAAATTGAACAGGCGGAACGGAATTACGACCTGAATCGGGCGGCACAGTTGAAATTTGGCCGGTTGGCATCCCTGCACCAGGAATTAGAGGACAAAGAAGCGTCCCTGGCGGAAATTCAAGCCCGGAATTCGACCCTACTGCGGGAGCAAGTCACGGAAGCGGATGTGGCGGAAATTGTTGCCAAATGGACAGGCATTCCGGTGCGGCGTTTGTTGGAATCGGAACGGCAAAAACTCCTGCATTTGGAACAGTATTTGCACCAAAAAGTGATTGGTCAGGAACAGGCGGTGAAAGCGGTTGCGGCGGCGATTCGTCGCACTAGGGCGGGCTTAAAATCCCCCCGCCGTCCCATCGGTTCGTTTCTATTTTTGGGGCCAACTGGGGTCGGCAAAACGGAACTGGCCCGCACCCTTGCCGAAGCCCTATTTGATAGCGAACACGCCCTGGTGCGCTTAGATATGTCGGAATATATGGAAAAACAGAGCATTTCCCGGTTGTTGGGGGCACCGCCGGGGTATGTGGGTTATGAGGAAGGGGGGCAATTATCGGAAGCGATTCGCCGTCGTCCCTATGCCGTGGTATTATTAGATGAAATCGAAAAAGCCCACCCGGATATTTTCAATGTGCTTTTGCAAATTTTGGACGATGGGCGGGTGACGGATTCCCAGGGGCGGGTGGTGGATTTTCGCAATACCATTATTGTGATGACCAGCAATTTGGGGAGTGAATTGATTTTAGAAGGCACGGAAACCCCAGAATTTTTAGAACCCCAAATTCGCCAACTCCTCGCCAGCCAATTTCGCCCAGAATTTCTGAATCGCATTGATGAAATTATCCTGTTTCACTGCTTAAACCGGGAACAACTCCGGCAGATTGTGAATTTGCAAATCGCCCAATTGCAACAACTCCTGGCAGAACAAAATGTGACGTTGGAAGTGAGCGTAGCGGCTCAAGAGTATTTGGTCGAAGTGGGCTACGACCCTGCCTATGGTGCCCGTCCCCTGCGCCGTGCCATCCAAAGGGAATTAGAAAATGCTTTGGCGGATTTTATCCTCAGTCAAAATCAAGCGAACCCCATGCAAATTATGGTGGATGTGCAGGGGGGAAAACTGCATTTATCGCCCCTTTCCGAACCCCATTTACCCCTCCCGGCGAGGGTTTGA
- a CDS encoding AEC family transporter → MPAELVALIKLYSTLTICIGLGWGISAYVHREWLHRVGQFLFWVGMPVSVLGFVLNVQLDWSVWWAGLVSVLAFGGAWGLGELWLAGWGKHWSSPRKGSFLLTSMAGNTGYVGYPVCLFLLGQTYFAWAVVFDLANTLSGSYGLGVWLAARLGERSARPWLAVVRNPILWSALLALLLYPVARPDWLNGGLKTLAWGVVVISLVLTGVRLGQIRQWGKLQAVWASLGIKMLVVPLLVGLVLQFFPLAASLRLLLVLQAGMPPALATLVLTEAYGLEPGLTVSAIGLGLGLLLVTLPLWLVLFGAGLW, encoded by the coding sequence ATGCCTGCGGAATTGGTCGCGCTCATTAAATTGTACAGCACCTTGACCATTTGCATCGGTTTGGGGTGGGGGATCAGTGCCTATGTGCATCGGGAGTGGTTGCACCGGGTGGGGCAGTTTTTGTTTTGGGTGGGGATGCCGGTGAGTGTTTTGGGTTTTGTCCTGAATGTGCAGTTGGACTGGAGCGTGTGGTGGGCGGGGTTGGTGTCGGTGCTGGCGTTTGGTGGGGCATGGGGGCTGGGAGAACTCTGGTTGGCGGGCTGGGGCAAACATTGGTCGTCTCCCCGCAAGGGCAGTTTTCTTCTCACCTCGATGGCGGGCAATACGGGCTATGTGGGGTATCCGGTGTGTTTGTTTCTCCTGGGGCAGACCTATTTCGCCTGGGCGGTGGTGTTTGATTTGGCGAATACCCTCAGCGGTTCCTACGGGTTGGGGGTGTGGTTGGCGGCTCGGTTGGGGGAACGGTCAGCCCGACCCTGGTTGGCGGTGGTGCGAAATCCTATCCTCTGGTCGGCACTGCTGGCGTTGCTCCTTTACCCAGTGGCTCGCCCGGACTGGCTGAATGGGGGACTGAAAACCCTCGCCTGGGGCGTGGTGGTGATTTCCCTGGTGTTGACCGGGGTGCGGCTGGGGCAAATCCGGCAGTGGGGCAAACTCCAGGCGGTGTGGGCGAGTTTGGGGATCAAAATGCTGGTGGTGCCTCTGTTGGTGGGGCTGGTGTTGCAATTCTTTCCCCTGGCGGCTAGTTTGCGGTTACTCCTGGTACTGCAAGCGGGAATGCCCCCTGCCCTGGCAACGCTGGTGTTAACCGAAGCGTATGGGCTGGAACCGGGTTTGACCGTGAGTGCGATTGGGCTGGGGTTGGGGCTGTTGCTGGTGACCTTGCCCCTGTGGTTGGTGTTGTTTGGGGCAGGGCTGTGGTAA
- a CDS encoding anti-sigma regulatory factor gives MTPALSTSRIVVNSDINALTQVLDWFAQFNVPPLTYEVWWFCQLVLTEGFTNAVRHAHRDLPPATPITVEVNVFTDRIEMRIWDQGAGFDLNRKLQELDQTLQDPEPEGGMGLVFLQKFADEVDYQRHSEQQQNCLFLRKYLTAVATA, from the coding sequence GTGACTCCTGCCCTGAGTACCAGCCGGATTGTGGTCAACTCGGACATAAATGCCTTAACCCAGGTATTGGATTGGTTTGCCCAGTTTAATGTGCCCCCCTTGACCTACGAAGTGTGGTGGTTTTGCCAGTTGGTTTTGACGGAAGGCTTTACCAATGCGGTGCGTCACGCCCATCGGGATTTGCCCCCCGCCACACCCATCACCGTCGAAGTCAATGTATTTACGGACAGGATTGAAATGCGGATTTGGGACCAGGGGGCTGGGTTTGACCTCAACCGCAAATTGCAGGAACTCGACCAAACGCTCCAAGACCCGGAACCAGAGGGCGGCATGGGCTTGGTCTTTTTACAAAAATTTGCCGACGAAGTGGACTACCAACGCCATTCAGAACAACAGCAGAACTGCCTCTTTTTGCGTAAATATCTCACCGCCGTTGCCACTGCCTAG
- a CDS encoding response regulator yields MAKVLVIDDDPTMRLVLQRNLKMQGHEVTVAADGVQGWHFAQELQPALVICDWMMPGMTGLEVCQRVRQSPELATTFFILLTSRDQVADRVQGLDSGADDFLVKPVDPSELQARVRAGLRLHQLNQDLQDQKQRLEQELAEAESYVRSLLPAPRRTGDITTEWVFVPSTELGGGLF; encoded by the coding sequence ATGGCAAAAGTCCTAGTGATTGACGACGACCCCACGATGCGCTTGGTGTTGCAACGCAATCTCAAGATGCAGGGGCATGAGGTGACGGTGGCGGCGGATGGGGTGCAGGGGTGGCACTTCGCTCAGGAGCTACAGCCAGCGTTGGTGATCTGCGATTGGATGATGCCGGGGATGACGGGTTTGGAGGTGTGTCAACGGGTGCGCCAGTCCCCGGAGTTGGCGACGACCTTTTTTATCCTGCTCACGTCCCGGGATCAGGTGGCGGACCGGGTGCAGGGGTTGGACAGTGGGGCGGATGATTTTTTGGTCAAACCGGTTGATCCTAGTGAATTGCAGGCGCGGGTGCGGGCGGGGTTGCGGTTACACCAGTTGAATCAGGATTTACAAGACCAAAAACAACGCTTGGAACAGGAATTGGCGGAGGCGGAAAGCTATGTGCGCTCCCTGTTGCCTGCCCCCCGGCGGACGGGAGACATTACCACCGAATGGGTGTTTGTGCCTTCGACGGAGTTGGGGGGGGGATTGTTTTGA
- a CDS encoding PP2C family protein-serine/threonine phosphatase: MCLRRSWGGDCFDYFDVDEHRFVFYVIDVAGHGVGAALLSISVLNLLRSGSVADVTQPAAVLALLNRFFPMEQHKDKYFTAWYGVYDRRSRCLTYASAGHPAAVLWHGQGIEVLPGRGLAVGMFPEVTYQTQERVMPPGAKVYLFSDGVYEIPVEPQGELWGREALHQLLATGISPQALLPKIPRPAGGWPDDLCLLQVGFA, translated from the coding sequence TTGTGCCTTCGACGGAGTTGGGGGGGGGATTGTTTTGATTACTTTGATGTGGATGAACATCGCTTTGTTTTTTATGTGATTGATGTGGCGGGGCATGGGGTGGGGGCGGCTTTGTTGTCCATTTCGGTGTTGAATTTGTTGCGCTCGGGTTCGGTGGCGGATGTGACCCAACCGGCGGCGGTGTTGGCTTTATTAAACCGGTTTTTCCCGATGGAACAGCACAAGGATAAGTATTTCACCGCTTGGTATGGGGTCTATGACCGTCGGAGTCGCTGTTTGACCTATGCGAGTGCGGGGCATCCGGCGGCGGTGCTGTGGCATGGACAGGGGATCGAGGTCCTGCCGGGACGGGGGTTGGCGGTGGGAATGTTCCCGGAGGTCACCTACCAAACCCAGGAACGGGTGATGCCGCCCGGGGCGAAGGTGTACCTGTTTAGCGATGGGGTCTATGAGATTCCGGTGGAACCCCAGGGGGAATTGTGGGGGCGGGAAGCCCTGCATCAACTGCTGGCGACCGGGATTTCCCCCCAGGCACTCCTCCCGAAAATTCCTCGCCCTGCCGGTGGGTGGCCGGATGACCTGTGTTTGTTGCAGGTTGGTTTTGCCTAG
- the dusB gene encoding tRNA dihydrouridine synthase DusB translates to MTELSPSLRLRLQTPLRIGEVVVHSRVFQSPLSGVTDLVFRRLVRRFAPHSMLYTEMVSATGLHYMRQLPRLMELDPGEQPVAIQLFDCRPDFMAEAAQRAVAEGAALVDINMGCPVNKITKNGGGSSLLRQPELAAAIVQAVVRAIPVPVTVKTRIGWNDQEINILEFAQRMEDAGAQLLTVHGRTRAQGYQGSARWEWIRRVKEVVRIPVIANGDIFSVPAAVACLELTGADGVMCSRGTLGYPFLVGEIDHFLRTGQQLPAPTPVQRLQCAREHLLALWEYKGEMGLRQARKHLAWYAREFPGAAQLRQAVAQFPTLAEGLALLDQAMERLAVLPREERLCA, encoded by the coding sequence ATGACCGAGCTTAGCCCTAGCTTGCGCCTGCGCCTGCAAACTCCCCTGCGGATTGGGGAGGTGGTGGTACACAGCCGGGTGTTCCAGTCCCCTTTGTCGGGGGTGACGGATTTGGTGTTTCGCCGGTTGGTGCGGCGGTTTGCCCCGCATTCGATGCTCTACACGGAGATGGTGAGTGCGACGGGGTTGCATTATATGCGCCAACTGCCCCGGTTGATGGAGTTGGACCCCGGGGAACAGCCGGTGGCGATTCAGTTGTTTGATTGTCGCCCGGATTTTATGGCGGAGGCGGCCCAGCGGGCGGTGGCGGAAGGGGCGGCTTTAGTGGACATTAACATGGGGTGTCCGGTGAATAAAATTACCAAAAATGGGGGGGGGTCGTCCCTCCTGCGACAACCGGAGTTGGCGGCGGCGATTGTGCAAGCGGTGGTGCGGGCGATCCCAGTGCCGGTGACGGTGAAAACCCGGATTGGCTGGAATGACCAGGAAATCAATATCCTGGAGTTTGCCCAAAGGATGGAGGATGCGGGGGCGCAGTTGCTCACGGTGCATGGGCGCACCAGGGCGCAGGGCTACCAGGGGTCGGCACGCTGGGAGTGGATTCGCCGGGTGAAGGAGGTGGTGCGGATTCCGGTGATCGCCAATGGGGATATTTTTTCGGTGCCAGCGGCGGTGGCCTGTCTGGAATTGACGGGGGCGGACGGGGTGATGTGCTCCCGGGGCACCCTGGGTTATCCCTTTTTGGTGGGGGAAATTGACCATTTTCTCCGCACGGGTCAGCAGTTGCCCGCCCCTACGCCGGTTCAGCGGTTGCAATGCGCCCGGGAGCATCTGTTGGCACTCTGGGAGTACAAGGGGGAGATGGGGTTGCGGCAAGCCCGGAAGCATTTGGCCTGGTACGCCCGGGAGTTTCCGGGGGCCGCCCAGTTGCGGCAGGCGGTGGCGCAGTTCCCAACCCTGGCGGAGGGGCTTGCCCTATTGGATCAGGCGATGGAGCGGTTGGCGGTACTGCCCCGGGAGGAACGGTTATGCGCGTAG
- a CDS encoding AI-2E family transporter — MRVVAQISPWLTWGLALPLVVLNGWLLLTAVNYLQPLVNILVIATVLSFLLDYPIKLLQSWGIRRSWAVLGVLLVALSGLTVAGITLVPVLLKQGNELVVRLPNWLASGTAQLEVVEAWAQAHRVNLDLSGLAEQFTTGVSRQLKTLTTQVLGLAVDTVGWAVDVLVTLVLTLYLVLFGERLWSGLFSWFPAHLGLLIRESLHRNFYNYFLGQATIAVILGTLMTLAFVLLQVPLALLFGLIIGVASLVPFGGAVGIVVISLLITLQNVWLGLKVLATALVLGQMNEHLVAPRILGNVVGLNPVWIVLSLLLGAKLAGLLGLLIAVPVAGSIKNVADSLRQPRPPEAQPVREPVVV; from the coding sequence ATGCGCGTAGTGGCGCAGATTTCCCCCTGGTTGACCTGGGGGTTGGCCTTGCCGCTGGTGGTGTTGAATGGCTGGCTGTTGCTGACGGCGGTCAATTACCTGCAACCCTTGGTGAACATTTTGGTCATTGCCACGGTGCTGTCGTTTTTGCTGGATTATCCCATTAAACTCCTGCAATCCTGGGGGATTCGCCGTTCCTGGGCGGTCTTGGGGGTGTTGTTGGTGGCTTTGAGTGGCTTGACGGTGGCGGGCATTACCCTGGTGCCGGTGCTCCTCAAGCAGGGGAATGAACTGGTGGTGCGGCTCCCCAATTGGTTGGCTTCCGGGACGGCGCAGTTGGAGGTGGTGGAGGCTTGGGCGCAGGCGCATCGGGTGAATTTGGATTTGAGCGGTTTGGCGGAACAGTTCACCACCGGGGTGTCCCGACAGTTGAAAACCCTGACGACGCAGGTATTGGGCTTGGCGGTGGATACGGTGGGCTGGGCGGTGGATGTGTTGGTGACACTGGTACTAACACTATACTTAGTTTTATTTGGGGAACGCCTGTGGTCGGGGTTGTTTTCCTGGTTTCCGGCCCATTTGGGGCTGTTGATCCGGGAGTCACTGCATCGCAATTTTTACAACTATTTCCTGGGGCAGGCCACGATTGCGGTGATTTTGGGTACCCTGATGACCCTGGCGTTTGTGCTGTTGCAGGTGCCTTTGGCCTTGTTATTCGGCTTGATTATTGGGGTGGCGAGTCTGGTGCCTTTTGGGGGGGCGGTGGGAATTGTGGTGATTAGTTTATTAATTACGTTGCAAAATGTGTGGCTGGGGTTGAAGGTGTTGGCGACGGCTTTGGTGTTGGGGCAAATGAATGAGCATCTGGTGGCGCCCCGGATTTTGGGGAATGTGGTGGGCTTGAATCCGGTGTGGATCGTGCTGTCTTTGTTGTTGGGGGCAAAATTGGCGGGGCTGTTGGGGTTGTTGATTGCCGTGCCGGTGGCGGGTTCGATCAAAAACGTGGCGGACAGTTTGCGCCAGCCCCGTCCCCCGGAAGCCCAACCCGTGCGGGAACCGGTGGTGGTTTAG
- a CDS encoding Gfo/Idh/MocA family oxidoreductase, which yields MPSFPNAGVSAIRPIQVGVIGVGNMGQHHVRVLSFLKDVQLVGVADVNVERGLELASKYRVRFFEDYRELLPYVDAVCVAVPTRLHYEVGMTCMRQGVHILMEKPIAASISEAELLVNAAAEYDCILQVGHIERFNPAFLELQKVIQQEEILALEAHRLSPYSQRANDVSVVLDLMIHDIDLLLELTAAPVVKLTASGTHASGSGYLDYVTATLNFANGAIASLTASKVTHRKVRRLTIHGKNSLTEADFLNNEILIHRHSQKAGQVLYRQDELVERVYTSNIEPLHAELEHFVQCVRGGNQPSVGGEQALKALRLATRIEQIALDSQAWQENLVGLEKSLRLP from the coding sequence GTGCCATCCTTCCCCAATGCTGGTGTGAGTGCCATTCGCCCAATTCAGGTGGGGGTGATTGGCGTGGGAAACATGGGACAGCATCATGTGCGGGTGCTGAGTTTTCTCAAGGATGTGCAGTTGGTGGGCGTGGCGGATGTGAATGTGGAGCGGGGTTTGGAACTCGCCAGCAAGTATCGGGTGCGATTTTTTGAAGATTACCGGGAACTGCTCCCCTACGTGGATGCGGTGTGTGTGGCGGTGCCAACCCGCTTGCACTACGAGGTGGGCATGACCTGTATGCGCCAAGGGGTGCATATTTTGATGGAAAAACCGATTGCCGCCAGTATCAGCGAAGCGGAATTACTGGTGAATGCCGCCGCCGAATACGATTGCATTTTGCAGGTGGGGCACATTGAGCGGTTTAATCCGGCCTTTTTGGAATTGCAAAAGGTGATCCAGCAGGAAGAAATCCTGGCTTTGGAAGCCCATCGCCTCAGCCCCTATTCCCAGCGGGCGAATGACGTGTCCGTGGTCTTGGATTTGATGATCCACGATATTGATTTGCTGTTGGAATTGACGGCAGCCCCGGTGGTAAAATTGACCGCCAGCGGCACCCATGCCTCCGGTTCCGGTTATTTGGATTACGTCACCGCCACCTTGAATTTTGCCAATGGGGCGATTGCCTCCCTCACCGCCAGCAAAGTCACCCATCGCAAGGTACGGCGCTTGACCATTCATGGCAAAAATTCCCTCACGGAAGCGGATTTTTTGAACAACGAAATTCTCATCCATCGCCACAGCCAAAAAGCGGGGCAAGTCCTCTACCGCCAGGATGAATTGGTGGAACGGGTGTACACCAGCAATATCGAACCCCTGCACGCCGAATTGGAACATTTTGTCCAATGTGTGCGGGGCGGCAATCAACCCTCCGTCGGCGGCGAACAAGCCCTGAAAGCCCTGCGGTTAGCCACCCGGATTGAACAGATTGCCCTGGACAGTCAGGCTTGGCAGGAAAACCTGGTGGGGCTGGAAAAATCCCTGCGGTTGCCCTAA